TGATGGAAAAATCCATAATAAATTTTCCCAAGTTTATTATTCTATTCAATAACAAACCAGTTGGTTGTGTTTCTTGTAAAAAGGTAGAAGCGGGAGTATACGAAGTTGGCTGTTTGTGTGTTGTTCCAGAGTTTCAAGGAAAAGGAATAGGAACACTAGCAATAAAATTTATAACATCACACTACGAGGATTGGGATAAATTTACCTTAGTCACACCCATAGACAAAAAGGAAAATGTTAAGTTTTATACAGAAAAATGTGGATTTGATATAGTGTCTATGGAGATGGATGGAAATGTTAAAGTAGCACGATTTGT
The nucleotide sequence above comes from Oscillospiraceae bacterium. Encoded proteins:
- a CDS encoding GNAT family N-acetyltransferase, with the translated sequence MKIEYRKADITDAELLIDIYNSAFYSDYIKYGECPAYGQTKEMMEKSIINFPKFIILFNNKPVGCVSCKKVEAGVYEVGCLCVVPEFQGKGIGTLAIKFITSHYEDWDKFTLVTPIDKKENVKFYTEKCGFDIVSMEMDGNVKVARFVLEK